The following is a genomic window from Meiothermus sp. QL-1.
TGAGGTGCGTAATGAGTGGGCGCACCAAAAAGACCTTGCTCACGAAGACGTAAATCGCGCGCTCGACAGTATGGTCCGCCTCCTCCGGCTTATTGGAGCCGAAGAAGCAGCCCAGCAGATGCGTCGGCTAATGGAACGTGAGTTGCCCAATGCCCCCAAAGGCAGCCTGCCGCCCTGGTGGCAACTGGCTGAGCCCGACGAGGCCATACGGCGAGGCGATTTCGATGAGAACACCTTTGCCGCCAAACTCGACGACGTGGTGGCCGGGAGGGCTCCCGTTGAGTACCAGTATGCGGAGAATTTCTTCAAAAAGACCTACCTGACTCGGGAACTCAGCGCCATTCTGAAGGACGTTTTGCGGCGGCTTGCCGGACAGGGTGGGGAAGCTGTAATTCAGCTACGCACCCCCTTCGGAGGTGGCAAGACCCATACGCTGATAGCCCTGTACCACCTGGCCAAGGCCTACAGCGAGATTTTAGACCTGATGGAAATTCAGAAGCTGCTCGAGGAAGCCGGGGTCGGCCAGATGCCCCGGACTCGAGTAGTAACGCTGGTAGGCACCGAGCTTTCGGCCCAGGGGCGCAAGGTGGAGGGCCTCCACATCCGCACCTTGTGGGGCGAGCTGGCGTACCAGCTAGGCGACAAAGCGGCCTATGCCCAGGTACAGGCCGCCGACGAGGCGCTGAGCCCGCCGGGCAAAAAGGCCCTAAGCGAGTTGCTGGCAGCCTACAGCCCGGTGCTCATCCTGATGGACGAATTGCTGGTCTACCAGGTGAAGGCAGCCTCGGTGGCGGTGGGGAACACCACTCTGCAAGCCCAGACCTTTGCCTTCTTGCAAGAGCTAAGCGAGGTGGTGGGAAGTTTGCCCAACGCTGTACTGGTCACCACCTTCCCCGAGTCCCACCTCGAGTACTACGACCACCAGGAGGCTCCTCAGGTCTTTGCCCGCCTGGAGAAGATATTCGGGCGGGTGCAGGCCGTGCGGATGCCGGTGCAGGGCGAGGAAATCTATGAAGTGCTGCGGCGGCGTCTGTTCGAACGGATTGACGGAGAAGCAGCCAAGCAAGTGGTGGCCGCCTACATGCAAACCTACGAGCAGTACGAAAAAGAACTGCCTCCAGAAGTGCGCAGCGGCGAGTATGGGCGCAAGATGCTCAAAGCTTTTCCCTTTCACCCCGAACTGGTGAACGTTCTCTATGAGCGCTGGGGCACCCTGCAAACCTTCCAAAAGACCCGTGGGGTGCTGCGCCTCCTGGCCCGGCTGGTAGAAACCGAGTACCTAAGCCCTTCCGCCCGGCCCCTCATTGGCCTGGGAGAGGCGGCCTTGGGCGATGCCGACCTGCGGGCCACGGTGACAAGCGTGCTGGGCGAGGCCAACTGGGAGTCGGTGCTGGCCTCGGATATCATCCCTCCAGAAGGCAAAGCGTTCCTGCTCGACCGCGAGCTGGGCGGCGAATATGCGCGGTACCGTCTGGGCCAATCGCTGGCCACGGCAATTTTTATGTACTCCCACTCAGGTGGAGCCCAGCAGGGGGCCACCCGACCCCAGCTCAACCTGGCCCTGACCTACCCCGGCGGGATTACCCCGTTGCTGGTGGGGGATGCGCTCGACAACCTGAAGGGAAGGCTTTACTACCTCTATGCCAATGGAAGCTGGATTTTTAAAGCTCAGCCCAACCTGAACGCGGTGCTGGCCGATCGGATGGCCCAGGTCAAGGCCGAAGCGGTAGAGGATTTGCTGCGAAAAGAGGTCGAGAGGGTAGCCGGCAGCGGGCCCTTCAAGGTGTTGGTCTGGCCCCAGAGCCACCGGGAGGTACCCGATGGCCCCGGCCTCAAGCTCGTCCTGCTGGGCCCCGAGGCCCCTCACGATAATGAAGAAGACCTAAAACGCCTGTACCACGTTATCCAGGACAACCACGTCTCTGGGCCACGGATCTACAAGAACACCACGCTCTACCTGGCTATGGCCCGAGCCCCCTATCTGCGGGCCCAGGAGGCCGCCCGCAAGCTTCTGGCCCTGGAGGACATCCAGTCCGACCGGGGGCTGGTGCTCTCCGACGACCAGAAAGCCGACCTAACCCGCCTTTTGAAAGAGGCCCGCGAGGCCGTGCCGGTGCTGGTCAAGAGCAGCTATACGGGTATGCTCGAGCCCCAGGACGCCAAGGGGGCTTTCCGCTTCTTCGACCTGACCGCCTACGTCCGCACCCAGCCCACCCTTCAGGCCGCCGTGGCCGAGGTGCTGCGGGCCGAGGATCTGCTGCTCAGCAAACTTGACCCCAGCTACCTCGTCCAGGGCCCCTGGGGGCTTTGGCCCGCGGATGAACCCTACCTGAGCCTAAAAGACCTCAGAGAACATTTCCTGCGCCTGCCCCACCTGCCCTTTTTGGAGAAGGAGGAGGCCCTGAAAGAGGCCGTGGTGCAGGGGGTTCGCATCCATCTCTTTGAGCTTGGGGTAAGGCGGGATGGGGGGTTTGCCCAGGTCTGGGATGCGCAGAACCCCCCACGCCTGGAGGAGGTCTTCTTCGGCGAAGCTTATGTGCTGGCAAGGCCTGGGGTTTTGCCCAAACCCGAGGCTGACCAAACCAAAGAGACCTCGCCTTCTCGTGTTCCTCCGGTGGTGGACCCGGCTCCAACCCCCTCGCCCGCTCTCCGTCCCAAGGTAAAACAGGTGAGGGTTGTTCTGGACCCCATAGAGCTCAACCGGCTTCCTGCCCTGGTGGACCTGGCCAAAGCCCTCCAGGACGCTGGGGGCCAGGTGCGGCTGCGGGTGGAGGTTCGGGCAGAGAACCCCAGCGGCCTGAACGAAGCCCTTCTCGCCACCTCTGCACGGGAAATCCTGGACCAGCATGGGCTTCACTATGACTGGAAGGAGGAGTAGGCCGTGGATTGGCAGGCCCTTTTGGACCAGGTGGTGGAGGCCTCATTCTGGCCCGAGCCGGTGCGGGTGTTGCGAATTGAGCCTGTGGGTGGTCGCTTCCGCCTGGTGGCCCAGGGGCTACAAAGCCATAGGGCCTTTCACCTTCTCTTGGATGGGGAGAAGGTGGCCCAGCTTCTTGAGGGCCTCGAGGCCAAGGCACCACCCTTTGCCGGGGACGGGGAGCTCCTGGCTTTGGGGGTGGAAGCCCGGCGCATCCAGCTCGGCTACCTCTTTGATCCCTTTTTTGCCGTTTCGGCCAGCCGCATAGACCCCTTGCCCCATCAGCTCGAGGCCGTGTATGGGGTCCTCCTCAAAAAGCCCCGGGTGCGCTTCCTCCTGGCCGACGACCCTGGGGCGGGTAAAACCATCATGGCCGGGCTTCTCCTGAAGGAGCTTAAGTATCGTGGGGTGGTTTCCCGAACCCTCATCGTGGTGCCGGCCAACCTCACCGACCAGTGGCGCCGGGAGCTCAAGGAGAAGTTCGGGGAAACCTTTGAGGTGATGAACCGCGAGGGGGTGGAGGCCCTGTACGGGGAAAACCCCTGGCTCAGGCGCAACCAGGTCATCACCAGCCTGGATTTTGCCAAGCGAGAAGATAACCTCCGCCTTCTGGAACAGGCCCACTGGGACCTGGTGGTGGTGGACGAGGCCCACAAGCTTTCGGCCACCCGGTATGGCCTAGAGGTGAAGAAGTCCCAGCGTTATCGCCTGGGCGAGGTCCTTTCCCGCCGGAGCACCCACATGCTCTTCCTCACCGCTACCCCCCACCAGGGGGACGAGGAGAAGTTCCGGCTCCTTCTGGACCTTCTGGAACCCCAGCTTTTCGCCAACACGGCCCTTCTGCAGGAGGCTGCCCAAAGGGGGGAGAACCCCATCCTGCTCCGCCGCCTCAAGGAGGACATGACCGATTTTGAGGGCAAGCCCCTTTTCCCGCCCCGCTACGTGCACACTTTGGCCTTCCGGCTCTCCCCCAGCGAGGAGATGCTCTATCAGGAGGTGAGCGATTACGTGGCGCGCCACTTCCGGCGGGCTTGGGACCAGGGGCGGCGCAACGTGGGCCTGGCCATGGCGGTATTACAGCGGCGGCTGGCCAGCAGCACTTACGCCATTGCCCAAAGTCTGGAGAACCGCCGGAAGCGGCTGGCTGCTTTGCGGGAGCAGGTGCTTAGGTTGCAGGAAGGCTCCCAGGCCGAACTGAGCGAGGAGGACCTGGAGGAGCTGCCTGAGGCGGAGCGCTGGAAGCTAGAGGATGAGCTGGCCGAGCGCCTTACCCTGGCCCGGAACCTGCCTGAGCTGGAGGAGGAACTGGCCCAGCTCGAGGCCCTGGCCAAGAAAGCCCGTACCCTGGCCCGGTTGGAGGACGACCGTAAGTTGCAAAAGCTTCTAGAGGTGTTGGGTAGCCTCCAGGGGGAAAAGCTCCTCGTTTTCACCGAACACAAGGCCACGCTGGAGTTTTTGGTGGGGGTCTTGAGGAAGCGGGGTTACGCCGTGACCTCCATGGACGGCTCCATGAGCCTGGAGGAGCGGGTCCAGCGGGAGCGGGAGTTCCGCCATGGGGCCCAGGTGATGGTGGCTACCGAGGCTGCGGGCGAGGGCATCAACCTCCAGTTTTGTGCGGTGATGGTCAACTACGACCTGCCCTGGAACCCCACCCGCTTGGAGCAACGCATGGGCCGGGTGCACCGCTATGGCCAGCGCTACGATGTGCACGTCTACAACCTGGTGGCGGAGAACACCCGCGAGGGCAAGGTACTCCAGGTGGTGCTGGACAAGCTGGAGACCATGCGGGCCCAGATGGGTTCAGACCGGGTCTACGACGTGGTGGGGGAACTTCTGGCGGACGTGAACCTGGAGGACCTGATTCTAGCCCACCTGGCCGGCCGCAAAACCCTGGAGGAGATCCGGGCCATGGTGGAGGCCCGGCTTTCCCCCGAGCGGCTGGAGTTCATCCGTAGGATTACCTTGGAGGCCCTGGCCAAGCGGGAGCTGGACCTTTCCCGCCTTCGCCAGGAAAAAGCCCGTTCTGAGGAGCATCGTCTGCAGCCCGAGTACATCCAGCGTTTCTTTGTTCGGGCCCTAGACCGCCTGGGAGGGAGTGTCCAGCGGCGGAGCGATGGCTTATTCCGGGTGAGCGTACCCTACGGGCTTTTGCGCAAGCAGCCTGGGGTATTGGTCCGGGAGTACCCCCGGGTTACCTTTGACCCCAGGGCCCGCCTCGAGGCCGAACTCATCGCCCCAGGCCATCCCCTCTTTGACCAGGTGCTGGAGGAAGTCCTGGCCCAGTCGGCCCCTGTTTTACGCCAGGGGGCCGCTTTCCTCTATGACGGTGAGCGGGATGGGGTGCTGGGCTACTTAGAGCTGGCGGTGGTGGATGGACTGGGCCAGACGGTGGCCCGGCGCCTCTTCGCTCTCCTCATGGATATGGAAGGGGTCTGGCAGGTGCCTCCGGAGCTTTTGGTGGATGCCGAGCCCACCATACCTCCCCAAAATCCTCTGCCTTCCCCCAGGGAGGTAGAAGGGAGGCTTCTTGAATGGGCCTACCAGCATCTTGTGGACGATTTTTTCCAGAGTGTGCTGGCCGAGCGGGAGCAGGAGGTGGAGATCCGGCGCAAGTATGCCCAAAAGAGCCTACAGTTTCTCATCGCTGAATCCGCCAAAAAGCTCACGGAGTACAAGCTGAAAGGGGGTGAGGCCATGCGCCTTGCCATTCAGCAGGAGGAGCGCCGCCTGAGGGAGCTGGAGGAGCGGCAAAGAGCCCTGGAAGAAGAGCTGAAAAAAGCCCGGTCCCTGAACCCCGAACCTGCTCAGGTGGCGGCCCTGGCCTACCTGTATCCCCGTTCTCTGGGTTTGCCCGATGAAGAAGACCCCGAAGTGCGCCGGCGGGTGGAGGAAGCGGCTATGCAGGTGGCCATGGCCTACGAACGTATGGAGGGGCGGGACCCGGTGGATGTGAGCCGGGAGAACCTGGGCTATGACCTCCGGTCTGGAGGGCGCTTTATAGAGGTCAAAGGCCGGGCTGGGGTGGGGCCCGTGGTGCTTACCCCCAACGAGTGGATTGCTGCCCGGCGGCTTGGGGACCGGTACTGGCTTTACATCGTGACGGGGGCCCTCACTAACCCGCGCCTCCATCTGATTCAAGACCCGGCGGCCAGGCTCACGCCGGGGGAGGAAGTACAGGTGGTGCGGTATGTGGTAGACCCAGAGGAGTGGCAGCGCCATGCGGAGGTTGTGGAGTAAGCCACTTAAATAGTAGGGGGAAACAAAAACCATGAACCCTAAACGCCGCCTAATAGAACACCGCTTACCCCTCAAAGAAATCTCCGAGGCCTCGGCCCGCGAGAAGTCCATCCGCCACGGCCATATCTCCACCCTGCACATCTGGTGGGCCAGGCGCCCCCTGGCCGCCAGTCGGGCTGCGGTGTTTGCCACCCTGGTGCCCGACACCGACGCCAACTACGAGCTGGTCAAGAAAATCGTCCCCTGGGAAGCGGTTAAAGACGGCAACAACCCGGACATTCTGGAAGCCCGTCGTAGAGTTCTGGAGGCGAATGGCGGTCAGCCTCCCAGAGTGCTGGACCCCTTTGCCGGGGGTGGGGCTATTCCCCTCGAGGCCCTACGCCTGGGTTGCGAGACCTACGCCCTGGACCTGAACCCCGTGGCCTACCTGATTTTGAAGGCCACCCTCGAGTACCCCCAGAAGTACGGCCAGCCGGGTAGCCGTCCGGTGCCCGAGTACATCCGGGCCAAGGATGCCAAGGAGAACAAGGGCCGCCAGGCGCTTGATTTTGGTGTAGGGGAGTGGGCGAGCAGCTACCAGCAGAACCCCCTGGCCACCGAGGTGCGCTACTGGGGCGAGTGGGTGCTGGAGCGGGCCAGGGCCGAGCTCGCCGAGTTTTACCCCCAAGACCCTGACGGCAAGACCCCCGTGGCCTACCTCTGGGCCCGCACCGTCACCTGCACCAACCCTGCCTGCCGCGCCGAGGTGCCCCTGGTGCGCCAGTGGTGGCTGGCTAAAAAGGACAAAAAGCGCATTGCCCTGAAGCCCCTGGTGGACGAACGTGCCAGGGCCATCTCCTTTGCGGTGGTAGAGGTAGGCAAGGGCGAGGACTGGCCCGAGAAGGGCACCATTGAGCGGGGGAATGCCACGTGTTTGGTTTGTGGTTCGGCAATTCCTTCATCCGAGACCCAAGTTCAAGCTAAAGAAAGAAGGTGGAAAGAGCGACTTTTGGCAGTCATTCTGGGTAGCCAGGATGAAAACGGTAAGACTTACCGACCAGCTACATCAGATGATGAGGCTTTTTTTGAAAAAGCCAGGTTGAAGCTGGATGAGCTCAAGCATGGGGAGAATCTATTTGGCGAGCTTCCTTTGATTCCCGATGAGCCCATTCCTTACGAGCCTCGAGCTTTCACACCTTGTATCTATGGTTTTGAGCAATGGGGCCAGCTCTTCAACCCCCGCCAGGCCCTGGCCCTGGTCACCTTCGCCAAGTGGGTGCGCGAGGCCCACGCCGAGATGTTGCGCCGGGGGATGGAGGAGGAGTGGGCTCGAGGGGTGGCGACGTATTTGGCACTAACAGTTGATAAAATCGCAGACTACAACTCAACTCTTTGTCGTTGGGCAAACCATGGCGAATACATTGGTAATACTTTCACACGCCAGGCACTCCCCATGGTATGGGATTACGCCGAAACCGTTCCGATAGCTGATACATCTGGTAATTGGGAAGGTGCGTTGGACTGGAACATCAGGGTTGTTGAGCAATGTTCGCTAACTGCTCACCAAGGCAGCATTGTCTACCGTGCTACCGCCACCCAGCTTCCCTTCCCAGACGGCTTCTTTGACGCCATCATCACCGACCCGCCCTACTACGACGCCGTACCGTATGCCGACCTTTCGGATTTCTTCTACGTCTGGCTCAAGCGCACGGTGGGCCACCTCTACCCCGAGCACTTCCGCACCCCCCTTACCCCCAAAAGCCAGGAGGCGGTGCAGAACCCGGTGCGCCACGGGGGCGACAACCAGAAGGCCAAGCAGTTTTTTGAGGACATGATGCGCCAGGCCTTCCAGGAGATGCACCGGGTGCTCAAGCCTGAGGGCGAGGCCACCATCGTATTTGCCCACAAGAGCACCGAGGCCTGGGAGACCCTCATCAGCGCCCTCATCCAGGCGGGGTTCCGGGTGGAGGCTTCGTGGCCGCTCCATACCGAGATGCAAACCCGCCTGCGGGCTCGGGAATCGGCGGCCCTGGCCTCTTCCACCTTCCTCAACTGCACCAAGCGCACGGCCCAGGGAGGGGGGGCTTCGGTGGGCTTTTTTACCAACGTGCGCCGCGAGATGCAGGAGGCCATCCGTCCGCAGCTTTTGGAGTTCTGGGAGGCCGGCATTCGTGGGGCCGACTTCTTCATGTCCGCCATTGGGCCGGGACTGGAGGCCTACAGCCGCTACGACGTGGTCAAGCGGGCCGATGGGCGCCAGGTGGGGGTAGGGGAGTTCCTGGACGAGGTACGCCGCATTGTGCTGGAGTTCGCCCTGGAGCAGGTTTTGGGCGCAAAGGCCATGGGTGGGGTGGACGGGCCCACCCAGTTTGCCCTCCTGGCCCTCTGGGCCTACGGCACCGAGCTCCCCTCCGACGAGGCCCGCAAGCTGGCCCAGAGCGTGGGGGTGGAGCTTGCCGAGCTGGGTAGTCTGGTGCAGCAGAAGGGGGAGAAGACCCAAGTGCGCCTTTCCGCTGAGCGGGCCAAGGACAAGCGCCTGGGTCAGGCAGACGAACAGGGCCGGGTGTTCATGATAGATGCCCTCCACCGCACCCTCCTCCTTCGCCGCGAGGGCAAGCAGGCCATTGCCGACTATTTGGGGAAGGTGGGCTACCTGGAAAACGAAGTCTTCTGGCAGGTGGCCCAGGCCCTGGCAGAGGTTCTGGAGGGTACGGAGGAAGGCCGGGGCCTCAAGGAGCTTCTGGCGGTGCGCCAGGGGCTGCCCAGGGCTGCCGCCTCGAGGCTGTTCTAGCCGGGAATCTGAAGGCTCTTTGCCGAGCGGCCCATCTCCTGCAGAAGCCTGAGCATGTACACCACCGCCGCAGCATCCCAGGCCTGCGGCCGGCAGGCCGCCGGGTAGGGCACGGGGGGCTCGCCTGCCTGCCGCGAATACCCCCCCACCAGCTCCGGCAGGCGGGCATCGGGCTGGCTCAGGGCCAGTTGGAAAAGGCCCTCCATGAGCCCCAGGGCCTCCTCGTAAAAGCCGTAGCGCACCAGCCCCCCGATAAGAAGGGCATTGTCATGCGGCCAGACCGAGCCGTTGTGGTAGGAAAGCGGGTTGTAGCGCACCTCGCTGGCCCCCAAGGTGCGCACCCCCCAGCCGCTGTAGAGCTCGGGCGAGAGAAGGGTCTGCACCAAAATTGGCGCCACCTCCCCGGGCACTATCCCGCTCCAAAGCAGGTGGCCCGGGTTCGAGGTGAGGATGGCCATGGGCTGCTTGGCCCCGTCCAGCCCGGCGGCGTAGGTTCTGCGCTCGGGCAGCCAAAAGCTCTGGTGGAAGGCCTCGCGAAGGGCCGCGGCCCGCTCCTCCCAGGGCCTGGCCTGCTCCGGCTGGCCTAAAGCGCGGTATAGTTCGGCAGCATCCAGGTAAGCGCGGTAGGCGTAGCCCTGCACCTCGCAGACCGCAATGGCCCCCTCGGCCAGCGAGCCGTCCCGGTGGCTTTGGGAGTCGAAGGAATCCTTCCAGGACTGCACCCGGTGCCCCTTGTAGGGGTTGGGGGCGTACTCCAGGAAGCCATCTTGGTCGGGGTCGGCGTACTCCACCATCCATCTGAGGGCGGCTTCCCAGTGGGGCTTCAGGCGCTGCACCAGCTCCAGGTCGCTCGAGTCCTTCCAGTAGCGGTGCAGCAAGATAACGAAAAGCGGGGTGGCATCCACGGTGCCGTAGTAGCGGGCGAAGGGCACCTTACCCGTGCGCGAAAGCTCGCCCAGACGCGCCTCATGGAGGATTTTGCCCGGGGTCTCGTCCAAAAAGGGGTCCACCACCCGGCCCTGATGCCTGGCCAGAAAGGCCAGCACCCCCTGCGCAACCTCGGGGGCCCAGGGCTGCACCATGTAGGCCGTGAGCAGGGCATCGCGGCCAAAGGGGGAAACATACCAGGGTATGCCCGCTGCCGGGTAAAGCCCCTCGGGCAGCGAGAGCAGCAGGGCCCGAAGGTCGGCAATGGCCTGCTCCAGAACCCGCTGGCCCGGCCCCTCTACCCGCAAAGGAAAGCGGGCCCGCCAGTCCTCGTAGCTGGGCAGGGGCGGGGTATGGGGCTCGAAGGGGCTCTCGAGGCGAGCCTGAACCACCAGGTGGGCCTGCTCCTTGGGGGCCAGCCCGATGCACCAGCGGTAGCTGGGCGAGGCCGCGGAAGGCTGGGGGTCGAAGCGAAGGTGGATGGCCAGCTCTAAGCCGTCCTGGGCGGTATACCTGAGCCCTTCCACGCTCCGCTCCATCCTGGGCCCGCCCTTGACCTCAAAAAGGTCGGCAAAGTCGGCCCCGACCTCGAGGCTGAGCTCCACCCGCTGGGCCGAAAGGGAGGTGTTCTCCAGCCAAAGCTGGTCTTGGAATCCTCCTCGAACCATGACCAGCTCCCGCCGCAGCCCCACCACCTGGTCGGGGCCCGCCCAAAGCCCCCAGTGCTGCACCAGCCGGTCGGGCCTGGGGCTTTGCGAAAGCAACAGGCGGAAGCCGGGAAAACCCCAGGCATAGCGCGAGAGGTAGCGGGT
Proteins encoded in this region:
- a CDS encoding DUF1156 domain-containing protein, which codes for MNPKRRLIEHRLPLKEISEASAREKSIRHGHISTLHIWWARRPLAASRAAVFATLVPDTDANYELVKKIVPWEAVKDGNNPDILEARRRVLEANGGQPPRVLDPFAGGGAIPLEALRLGCETYALDLNPVAYLILKATLEYPQKYGQPGSRPVPEYIRAKDAKENKGRQALDFGVGEWASSYQQNPLATEVRYWGEWVLERARAELAEFYPQDPDGKTPVAYLWARTVTCTNPACRAEVPLVRQWWLAKKDKKRIALKPLVDERARAISFAVVEVGKGEDWPEKGTIERGNATCLVCGSAIPSSETQVQAKERRWKERLLAVILGSQDENGKTYRPATSDDEAFFEKARLKLDELKHGENLFGELPLIPDEPIPYEPRAFTPCIYGFEQWGQLFNPRQALALVTFAKWVREAHAEMLRRGMEEEWARGVATYLALTVDKIADYNSTLCRWANHGEYIGNTFTRQALPMVWDYAETVPIADTSGNWEGALDWNIRVVEQCSLTAHQGSIVYRATATQLPFPDGFFDAIITDPPYYDAVPYADLSDFFYVWLKRTVGHLYPEHFRTPLTPKSQEAVQNPVRHGGDNQKAKQFFEDMMRQAFQEMHRVLKPEGEATIVFAHKSTEAWETLISALIQAGFRVEASWPLHTEMQTRLRARESAALASSTFLNCTKRTAQGGGASVGFFTNVRREMQEAIRPQLLEFWEAGIRGADFFMSAIGPGLEAYSRYDVVKRADGRQVGVGEFLDEVRRIVLEFALEQVLGAKAMGGVDGPTQFALLALWAYGTELPSDEARKLAQSVGVELAELGSLVQQKGEKTQVRLSAERAKDKRLGQADEQGRVFMIDALHRTLLLRREGKQAIADYLGKVGYLENEVFWQVAQALAEVLEGTEEGRGLKELLAVRQGLPRAAASRLF
- a CDS encoding DUF499 domain-containing protein; the protein is MEAHGRLAQAFKVFADAMKPFLLETLKHAHGKGWVEAYLASLSEGRRELVKEEMKRGRLAEETLDLNHFKDILLGQKQVLRERFGRNYNRAITWADEISEVRNEWAHQKDLAHEDVNRALDSMVRLLRLIGAEEAAQQMRRLMERELPNAPKGSLPPWWQLAEPDEAIRRGDFDENTFAAKLDDVVAGRAPVEYQYAENFFKKTYLTRELSAILKDVLRRLAGQGGEAVIQLRTPFGGGKTHTLIALYHLAKAYSEILDLMEIQKLLEEAGVGQMPRTRVVTLVGTELSAQGRKVEGLHIRTLWGELAYQLGDKAAYAQVQAADEALSPPGKKALSELLAAYSPVLILMDELLVYQVKAASVAVGNTTLQAQTFAFLQELSEVVGSLPNAVLVTTFPESHLEYYDHQEAPQVFARLEKIFGRVQAVRMPVQGEEIYEVLRRRLFERIDGEAAKQVVAAYMQTYEQYEKELPPEVRSGEYGRKMLKAFPFHPELVNVLYERWGTLQTFQKTRGVLRLLARLVETEYLSPSARPLIGLGEAALGDADLRATVTSVLGEANWESVLASDIIPPEGKAFLLDRELGGEYARYRLGQSLATAIFMYSHSGGAQQGATRPQLNLALTYPGGITPLLVGDALDNLKGRLYYLYANGSWIFKAQPNLNAVLADRMAQVKAEAVEDLLRKEVERVAGSGPFKVLVWPQSHREVPDGPGLKLVLLGPEAPHDNEEDLKRLYHVIQDNHVSGPRIYKNTTLYLAMARAPYLRAQEAARKLLALEDIQSDRGLVLSDDQKADLTRLLKEAREAVPVLVKSSYTGMLEPQDAKGAFRFFDLTAYVRTQPTLQAAVAEVLRAEDLLLSKLDPSYLVQGPWGLWPADEPYLSLKDLREHFLRLPHLPFLEKEEALKEAVVQGVRIHLFELGVRRDGGFAQVWDAQNPPRLEEVFFGEAYVLARPGVLPKPEADQTKETSPSRVPPVVDPAPTPSPALRPKVKQVRVVLDPIELNRLPALVDLAKALQDAGGQVRLRVEVRAENPSGLNEALLATSAREILDQHGLHYDWKEE
- a CDS encoding glycogen debranching N-terminal domain-containing protein: MLPLKEDDTYAVFSDQGQVEGEEQGFYRHDTRYLSRYAWGFPGFRLLLSQSPRPDRLVQHWGLWAGPDQVVGLRRELVMVRGGFQDQLWLENTSLSAQRVELSLEVGADFADLFEVKGGPRMERSVEGLRYTAQDGLELAIHLRFDPQPSAASPSYRWCIGLAPKEQAHLVVQARLESPFEPHTPPLPSYEDWRARFPLRVEGPGQRVLEQAIADLRALLLSLPEGLYPAAGIPWYVSPFGRDALLTAYMVQPWAPEVAQGVLAFLARHQGRVVDPFLDETPGKILHEARLGELSRTGKVPFARYYGTVDATPLFVILLHRYWKDSSDLELVQRLKPHWEAALRWMVEYADPDQDGFLEYAPNPYKGHRVQSWKDSFDSQSHRDGSLAEGAIAVCEVQGYAYRAYLDAAELYRALGQPEQARPWEERAAALREAFHQSFWLPERRTYAAGLDGAKQPMAILTSNPGHLLWSGIVPGEVAPILVQTLLSPELYSGWGVRTLGASEVRYNPLSYHNGSVWPHDNALLIGGLVRYGFYEEALGLMEGLFQLALSQPDARLPELVGGYSRQAGEPPVPYPAACRPQAWDAAAVVYMLRLLQEMGRSAKSLQIPG
- a CDS encoding helicase-related protein, translated to MDWQALLDQVVEASFWPEPVRVLRIEPVGGRFRLVAQGLQSHRAFHLLLDGEKVAQLLEGLEAKAPPFAGDGELLALGVEARRIQLGYLFDPFFAVSASRIDPLPHQLEAVYGVLLKKPRVRFLLADDPGAGKTIMAGLLLKELKYRGVVSRTLIVVPANLTDQWRRELKEKFGETFEVMNREGVEALYGENPWLRRNQVITSLDFAKREDNLRLLEQAHWDLVVVDEAHKLSATRYGLEVKKSQRYRLGEVLSRRSTHMLFLTATPHQGDEEKFRLLLDLLEPQLFANTALLQEAAQRGENPILLRRLKEDMTDFEGKPLFPPRYVHTLAFRLSPSEEMLYQEVSDYVARHFRRAWDQGRRNVGLAMAVLQRRLASSTYAIAQSLENRRKRLAALREQVLRLQEGSQAELSEEDLEELPEAERWKLEDELAERLTLARNLPELEEELAQLEALAKKARTLARLEDDRKLQKLLEVLGSLQGEKLLVFTEHKATLEFLVGVLRKRGYAVTSMDGSMSLEERVQREREFRHGAQVMVATEAAGEGINLQFCAVMVNYDLPWNPTRLEQRMGRVHRYGQRYDVHVYNLVAENTREGKVLQVVLDKLETMRAQMGSDRVYDVVGELLADVNLEDLILAHLAGRKTLEEIRAMVEARLSPERLEFIRRITLEALAKRELDLSRLRQEKARSEEHRLQPEYIQRFFVRALDRLGGSVQRRSDGLFRVSVPYGLLRKQPGVLVREYPRVTFDPRARLEAELIAPGHPLFDQVLEEVLAQSAPVLRQGAAFLYDGERDGVLGYLELAVVDGLGQTVARRLFALLMDMEGVWQVPPELLVDAEPTIPPQNPLPSPREVEGRLLEWAYQHLVDDFFQSVLAEREQEVEIRRKYAQKSLQFLIAESAKKLTEYKLKGGEAMRLAIQQEERRLRELEERQRALEEELKKARSLNPEPAQVAALAYLYPRSLGLPDEEDPEVRRRVEEAAMQVAMAYERMEGRDPVDVSRENLGYDLRSGGRFIEVKGRAGVGPVVLTPNEWIAARRLGDRYWLYIVTGALTNPRLHLIQDPAARLTPGEEVQVVRYVVDPEEWQRHAEVVE